A region from the Algoriphagus machipongonensis genome encodes:
- a CDS encoding aminotransferase class I/II-fold pyridoxal phosphate-dependent enzyme has translation MAYRIPLSFPVFEGNEKLYSEQAISSGHLATYGAFIDKFETKLAKKIKSHEAVALNSGTSALHLAMVLLGIGPGDEVICQSFTFCASANPIVYLGAKPIFVDSETDTWNISPELLEDAILSRIAVGKKPKAIVLVHLFGMPAKIKEVMEISQKYQIPVIEDAAEAVGSKVDGQSCGTFGTIGVYSFNGNKIITSGGGGALLSNDTEIIQRAIHLSTQAREDLPYYQHLEIGYNYKMNNLSAAVGLAQLEQLDTLVEKRRKINAAYREIFSRFDGFTFQEELEDSWSNYWLTTVLIDEEKAGISNDKIRVLLMREGIETRFLWKPLHLQPVFREMPFYGGNISEKLFNSGLCLPSSVNLEYSELEEIAYLIEKEISKSYH, from the coding sequence ATGGCGTACCGTATTCCTCTCTCTTTTCCTGTTTTTGAAGGCAATGAAAAACTATATTCAGAGCAAGCAATTAGCTCTGGACATTTAGCTACATATGGTGCTTTCATCGATAAGTTTGAGACCAAACTTGCCAAAAAAATCAAATCACATGAAGCTGTTGCTCTAAACTCCGGAACTTCGGCATTGCATTTGGCGATGGTTCTTTTAGGAATAGGTCCCGGAGATGAGGTGATTTGCCAATCTTTTACTTTTTGTGCATCTGCCAACCCCATTGTTTATTTAGGAGCCAAACCCATTTTTGTAGATAGTGAAACAGATACCTGGAACATTTCCCCAGAACTTCTTGAAGATGCGATCTTAAGTAGAATTGCTGTTGGTAAGAAACCCAAAGCCATTGTTCTTGTGCACTTATTTGGGATGCCTGCAAAAATTAAGGAGGTGATGGAGATTTCTCAAAAATATCAGATTCCTGTAATTGAGGATGCCGCGGAAGCTGTGGGAAGTAAAGTGGATGGGCAATCATGTGGCACATTTGGAACCATTGGTGTCTATTCTTTTAATGGTAACAAAATCATCACCTCGGGTGGTGGCGGTGCTTTACTTTCAAATGATACGGAAATAATCCAGCGAGCAATTCATTTATCTACCCAAGCGAGAGAAGATTTACCTTATTATCAGCATTTAGAAATAGGTTATAATTACAAAATGAATAACCTTTCTGCAGCGGTGGGATTAGCACAATTAGAACAATTGGATACCTTGGTAGAGAAAAGGAGAAAAATCAATGCTGCATATAGAGAAATTTTTTCCAGGTTTGACGGTTTTACTTTTCAAGAAGAATTGGAAGACTCCTGGTCAAACTACTGGTTAACCACCGTGTTGATCGATGAAGAGAAAGCAGGAATTAGCAATGATAAAATTCGGGTTCTTCTAATGAGAGAGGGAATTGAAACAAGGTTTCTTTGGAAGCCCCTTCATTTACAGCCTGTTTTCAGAGAAATGCCCTTTTATGGAGGCAATATTTCGGAGAAATTATTTAATTCGGGACTTTGTTTACCGAGTTCTGTCAATTTAGAGTATTCAGAGCTAGAGGAAATAGCTTACTTGATTGAAAAGGAAATTTCAAAAAGTTATCATTAA
- a CDS encoding sugar transferase: MLLVLSPVFILLWVILKFHHKGTAFFAQARPGMNGKVFYILKFKTMSDAVDDHGNLLPDEHRITWIGKVIRNTSLDEIPQLINVIKGDMSMVGPRPLLREYLVLYSKEQSRRHDVRPGVTGWAQINGRNAISWEKKFKYDLWYVDHYNFLLDWKILFITLFNVLLGKGITQQGHVSSGKFQGKQVKA, encoded by the coding sequence ATGTTACTAGTGCTTTCACCAGTATTTATTTTGTTGTGGGTTATTCTCAAATTTCACCATAAGGGCACAGCTTTTTTTGCACAAGCTAGACCAGGAATGAATGGAAAGGTTTTTTATATCCTGAAATTTAAGACCATGTCTGATGCTGTTGATGATCATGGTAACCTATTACCTGATGAACACAGGATAACTTGGATAGGAAAAGTTATCAGAAATACATCATTAGACGAGATTCCTCAATTGATTAATGTGATCAAAGGAGATATGAGTATGGTTGGACCAAGGCCTCTTTTAAGAGAATACCTCGTCTTGTATTCCAAGGAGCAAAGTAGGAGACATGATGTGAGGCCAGGAGTCACAGGTTGGGCTCAAATTAATGGTAGGAATGCGATTTCTTGGGAAAAGAAATTTAAATATGACCTCTGGTACGTAGATCACTATAATTTTTTACTGGATTGGAAAATTCTTTTTATCACCTTATTTAATGTCCTTTTAGGAAAAGGGATAACTCAACAAGGGCATGTGAGTTCGGGTAAATTCCAAGGAAAACAAGTGAAAGCTTAA
- a CDS encoding polysaccharide biosynthesis protein has product MNFLTRLKILPRWIIATLDSFILLQCALFGYLVRFNFELSLIEQNDAFAGSFTFMVGGLLVMQNTRSYEGIVRHTGFRDGSNIFKTVIINFVLFLFLNFFHGNFLNDRFLLPTSVLIIASLSAMFMLIFYRLLVKELFVYLKNGITEQELKNGIIFGAGEAGIIAQEAIKRDSKSLFNTVAFLDDDPKKEGKNIDGKRIFRGLTDLERLVKQHNITELIIAVRDLSMQRKNEIIDECLRLKVSVSIVPPVDQWINGGLTAGAIREIKIEDLLSREQIKLDNPRIQEDLMGQVVLVTGAAGSIGSELCRQISHYDPKLLILLDIAESALYDVEQEFKEKWPACPIKIILGDVRNKKKMKEVFRSFKPQVVFHAAAYKHVPMMENYPEEAVHANVMGTKILADLSVLTQVDKFVFVSTDKAVNPTNVMGASKRTAEMYVQALNEYLERNHKKYHTKFITTRFGNVLGSNGSVIPLFKKQILHGGPITVTHPDITRYFMTIPEACQLVLEAGVMGEGGEIYVFDMGEPVKILDLAQKMIQLSGKKVDQDIKIVFSGLREGEKLYEELLNDFETVKITHHPKIKIAQVAPVAYHKIDGQIEFFLELIGKNSENDLVGHLKVIVPEFISNSSRFEVLDRLN; this is encoded by the coding sequence ATGAATTTTTTGACTCGGCTAAAAATCCTCCCTAGATGGATTATAGCCACTTTGGACTCTTTCATCTTGCTGCAATGTGCACTTTTTGGATATTTGGTGCGATTCAACTTTGAATTGTCTCTGATCGAACAAAATGATGCTTTTGCAGGATCCTTTACTTTTATGGTAGGAGGGCTCTTGGTAATGCAAAATACCAGGAGTTATGAAGGTATTGTTAGGCATACTGGGTTTAGAGATGGTTCCAATATTTTTAAAACGGTTATCATAAACTTTGTATTATTTCTCTTCTTGAATTTTTTTCATGGGAATTTCCTGAATGATAGATTTCTATTACCTACCTCCGTTCTGATCATCGCTAGTTTATCGGCCATGTTTATGCTGATCTTCTATAGACTATTGGTAAAGGAATTGTTCGTCTATCTGAAAAATGGAATTACGGAGCAAGAATTAAAGAATGGAATCATTTTCGGAGCTGGTGAGGCAGGGATCATTGCTCAAGAAGCCATCAAAAGGGATAGTAAAAGTCTTTTCAATACGGTTGCATTCTTAGATGATGATCCTAAAAAGGAAGGTAAAAACATAGATGGGAAAAGGATATTTCGCGGGTTGACTGATCTTGAAAGGTTAGTGAAACAGCATAATATAACTGAATTGATAATTGCTGTGAGGGATTTATCTATGCAGCGGAAAAATGAAATTATTGATGAATGCCTTCGCTTAAAGGTTTCTGTTTCTATAGTCCCACCAGTGGATCAGTGGATAAATGGTGGTTTAACTGCAGGTGCGATTCGTGAGATAAAAATTGAAGATTTATTAAGCCGAGAGCAAATCAAATTAGACAATCCACGAATTCAAGAGGATTTGATGGGGCAAGTGGTTTTGGTGACTGGCGCGGCTGGTTCCATAGGTTCAGAGCTTTGTCGACAAATATCCCATTACGATCCTAAATTGTTGATTCTTTTGGATATTGCGGAATCAGCTCTTTATGATGTAGAACAGGAGTTTAAAGAGAAATGGCCAGCTTGCCCAATTAAAATTATTTTGGGTGATGTGAGGAATAAAAAGAAAATGAAGGAAGTCTTCAGATCTTTTAAACCTCAGGTAGTATTCCATGCAGCTGCATACAAGCATGTGCCTATGATGGAGAATTATCCAGAGGAAGCTGTTCATGCTAATGTCATGGGAACAAAGATTCTTGCAGATCTTTCCGTATTAACGCAGGTAGACAAATTCGTTTTCGTTTCCACGGATAAAGCTGTTAACCCAACAAATGTGATGGGGGCTAGTAAGCGAACTGCAGAAATGTATGTTCAGGCGCTGAATGAATACCTAGAAAGAAATCATAAAAAGTACCATACCAAATTTATTACCACTCGATTTGGAAATGTCTTGGGATCAAATGGTTCAGTAATCCCATTGTTTAAAAAGCAGATACTTCATGGTGGTCCGATTACAGTGACCCATCCAGATATCACTCGATACTTTATGACGATTCCTGAAGCCTGCCAGCTGGTATTGGAGGCAGGTGTCATGGGTGAAGGTGGAGAGATTTATGTATTTGATATGGGTGAACCTGTAAAAATCTTAGATCTAGCGCAGAAGATGATTCAACTTTCAGGCAAGAAAGTAGATCAGGATATCAAAATTGTGTTTTCAGGATTAAGAGAGGGAGAGAAATTGTATGAGGAGTTATTGAATGACTTTGAAACAGTGAAAATCACGCACCATCCAAAAATAAAAATTGCTCAAGTAGCTCCGGTAGCTTATCATAAAATTGATGGCCAAATAGAATTCTTCTTGGAATTGATAGGTAAAAATTCTGAAAATGATTTGGTAGGCCATCTTAAAGTTATTGTTCCAGAATTTATTTCAAACTCCTCAAGGTTTGAGGTACTGGATAGATTGAATTAA